The following are from one region of the Methanohalobium evestigatum Z-7303 genome:
- a CDS encoding DUF1616 domain-containing protein has product MLNKSTIHNDIITIIILVILTIVFVLVPPLNETPIRIILGLPMVLFIPGYSLIAALFPKKDDLDGIERIALSFGLSIAVVPLIGLGLNYTPWGIRLIPIIVSLSTFTILMCVATIIRRSSLDENEVFTVPFKSSLESIKTELLTPPEDSTRPKLDKALSIILVISIIASIATLAYVVTTPKQGEKFTEFYVLGPNGMADDYPTELEKGEKGTVIIGITNHEYEKTEYTLKMQLENNTLPIDNNAKTIALKHNQTWEDTLKFTPHNTGTNMKLEFLLYKDNNFTEPYRNLHLWVNVSEN; this is encoded by the coding sequence TTGTTAAACAAAAGTACCATCCATAACGATATTATAACGATAATAATTTTAGTAATACTCACGATAGTATTTGTCCTAGTTCCACCTTTGAACGAAACACCTATTAGAATAATTCTTGGCCTTCCAATGGTGCTTTTCATACCTGGATATTCTTTGATTGCTGCATTATTCCCCAAAAAAGATGACCTGGATGGTATTGAAAGAATCGCTTTAAGTTTTGGTCTAAGTATTGCAGTGGTCCCACTTATAGGGTTAGGGCTAAATTATACGCCATGGGGTATCAGGTTAATTCCTATTATAGTCTCATTATCAACATTTACAATTTTGATGTGTGTTGCAACCATAATAAGACGTTCATCTTTGGATGAAAACGAAGTTTTTACTGTACCATTCAAATCGTCATTAGAATCAATTAAAACAGAACTATTAACACCTCCTGAAGATTCTACAAGACCAAAACTTGACAAAGCGCTCAGTATAATACTTGTAATTTCTATCATTGCTTCTATTGCTACTCTGGCTTATGTAGTCACCACGCCAAAACAGGGTGAGAAATTTACCGAATTTTATGTACTCGGTCCAAATGGAATGGCAGATGATTATCCTACAGAATTAGAAAAAGGTGAAAAGGGTACCGTTATCATAGGAATTACAAACCATGAATATGAGAAAACAGAGTACACTTTAAAAATGCAGCTTGAAAACAATACATTACCTATAGATAATAACGCCAAAACCATCGCATTAAAACATAACCAGACGTGGGAAGATACTCTGAAATTCACACCCCATAATACCGGTACAAACATGAAACTTGAGTTTTTGTTATATAAAGACAACAATTTTACTGAACCCTATAGAAACCTTCATTTATGGGTTAACGTATCGGAGAATTAA
- a CDS encoding CPBP family intramembrane glutamic endopeptidase, translating into MEPNQNDVQTVNSKNKTSAYFNYGFKNKDVGYISIPILMIVLAESMLYMQKQSFAIGLHLIILIGLVLSTVWIQEKHINNIFQAMTLLPILRLVNLSMPSFFEMTINSYVFIYVPLMLPIYLITTNQDFTIEQIGLKARPSFIYAPLAVIVGLAIAEGEYFVISAPYLIPNTSLMNILELSIVMIFFVGLVEELIFRSILQTRLENSFGLLPGLLITSLLFGMMHSIYGNVYEIFFTSLAGLVIGYMFQKTRSLPVVAITHGTVNIFLFGLIPHMGPTFGLI; encoded by the coding sequence ATGGAACCCAATCAAAACGATGTACAAACAGTAAACTCAAAAAACAAGACATCAGCATACTTTAATTATGGGTTTAAAAACAAAGATGTAGGTTATATCTCAATCCCTATTTTGATGATTGTGTTAGCAGAATCAATGCTTTACATGCAAAAACAATCATTTGCCATAGGTTTACATTTAATCATCTTGATTGGATTAGTATTATCAACTGTTTGGATACAGGAAAAACATATAAACAATATTTTTCAAGCTATGACATTACTACCCATACTAAGGTTGGTAAATCTTTCCATGCCCAGTTTTTTTGAAATGACCATTAATTCCTATGTTTTTATTTATGTCCCATTAATGCTGCCTATATATTTGATTACAACAAATCAAGATTTTACAATCGAACAGATTGGTTTAAAAGCTAGACCATCTTTTATCTATGCACCATTAGCAGTGATTGTAGGGTTAGCAATTGCTGAAGGCGAATATTTTGTCATCTCTGCACCTTATTTAATACCAAATACTTCTTTGATGAATATATTAGAACTTTCCATCGTAATGATATTCTTTGTTGGATTAGTGGAAGAATTGATTTTCAGGTCGATTTTACAAACGAGGCTGGAAAATTCATTTGGATTATTACCCGGGCTTTTAATAACCAGTTTATTATTCGGTATGATGCACTCTATATACGGCAACGTTTATGAAATATTCTTCACCAGTTTGGCAGGTTTGGTAATAGGTTACATGTTCCAGAAGACAAGGAGTTTACCGGTGGTCGCCATAACACACGGTACTGTAAACATATTTTTGTTTGGACTTATTCCACACATGGGTCCAACCTTTGGTTTAATCTAA
- a CDS encoding TIGR04279 domain-containing protein translates to MELHIKPSKLSLGIFSLIFIVLLSSGLAVAQNTDNYIMNLSVNGNDFRFANHNESKTEGNWISLGGGEPVQLPTPIKFTYHGVNETSFSTDSKNVDIKLNVKNYTDYVIEYPFETHQMYTNTSGKNNVTYQFNGSKYFANKESKVVLIESDINSLIDILDKFKQGQIDSINDILSLDKVNSIETKDLDDNGDTNGEFENLDAGEYSVLIILNNEPVILSATAFDVLDYDSNVSTNSYITVGNNLKVDIELEDAPDTEYTYIAGIVKDNKYRADVRLETNGHKTGTDLLVNNEYIIDDFDLIDMSVSNLNKNDVKNKLVDVLGPDELSGKTMTVDSNQTSLNISTEGLPPGNYKLLVQASNQNDPIVAFEQKDITIKSEGIGAPATNPILMIGVLGIAIVLFMKRRFN, encoded by the coding sequence ATGGAATTGCATATAAAACCTAGTAAATTATCATTAGGAATTTTTAGCTTAATTTTTATTGTATTATTGTCATCAGGTCTAGCTGTCGCCCAGAATACTGATAATTACATCATGAACCTTAGCGTTAATGGTAATGATTTCAGATTCGCCAACCATAACGAATCCAAGACCGAGGGTAACTGGATCTCACTGGGTGGAGGAGAACCTGTACAGCTGCCGACTCCAATCAAATTCACTTATCATGGAGTAAATGAAACCAGTTTCTCAACCGATAGTAAAAACGTGGATATTAAACTAAACGTTAAAAATTACACGGATTATGTGATAGAATATCCATTTGAAACCCATCAGATGTATACCAACACAAGCGGTAAAAACAACGTCACATACCAGTTCAATGGTTCAAAATACTTTGCCAACAAAGAATCCAAAGTTGTCCTGATTGAATCAGACATAAATTCACTAATTGACATACTTGACAAGTTCAAACAGGGTCAAATAGACAGTATAAACGACATTTTAAGTTTGGATAAAGTCAACAGTATAGAAACCAAGGATTTGGATGATAACGGAGACACAAATGGTGAATTTGAAAACCTTGATGCAGGAGAATACAGTGTCTTAATCATACTTAATAACGAACCTGTGATACTTTCTGCCACCGCTTTTGATGTGCTGGATTACGATTCAAATGTAAGTACTAATTCCTATATAACTGTAGGTAACAACCTAAAAGTTGATATTGAACTTGAAGATGCACCTGACACGGAATATACTTACATAGCAGGGATAGTTAAAGATAATAAATACAGAGCAGATGTTAGACTAGAAACAAATGGTCATAAAACCGGTACCGACCTGCTTGTAAATAATGAGTATATTATAGATGATTTTGATTTGATCGACATGAGCGTTTCAAATCTAAATAAAAATGATGTCAAAAATAAACTAGTTGATGTCCTGGGTCCTGATGAATTATCAGGAAAAACAATGACTGTGGATTCAAACCAAACTTCATTAAACATAAGTACTGAGGGTTTACCACCAGGAAACTATAAACTTTTGGTTCAAGCATCTAACCAAAACGACCCTATCGTTGCTTTTGAACAAAAAGACATTACTATAAAAAGCGAAGGTATTGGTGCTCCAGCAACAAACCCAATATTGATGATTGGTGTTCTTGGAATTGCAATAGTACTTTTCATGAAAAGAAGGTTTAATTAA
- a CDS encoding UPF0228 family protein, protein MSQIDKKVLIYFVFSIFVLLAVLINSSSHDIRIGGLYISFEEGTTEKYARSVIDDSNLREDIKLDYNINHLHNQYYLVVNQDKKSVLYNELMKANIWIRDEEVIKKGDNYLIVVSKSIANNKDFLDILSKQDLQLKKFVNCYIYFSKQPKDWVGYDKGQKIKKELLEKDKIIRVALVPIDG, encoded by the coding sequence ATGAGTCAAATTGATAAAAAAGTTCTTATTTATTTTGTTTTTTCAATTTTTGTATTATTGGCAGTCCTAATAAACTCATCAAGTCATGACATAAGAATTGGAGGTTTGTACATTTCTTTTGAAGAAGGAACAACTGAAAAATATGCAAGATCCGTTATAGATGATTCTAATTTAAGAGAGGACATTAAGTTGGATTATAATATTAATCATTTGCATAATCAATATTATTTAGTAGTAAATCAAGATAAAAAATCAGTTTTATATAATGAATTGATGAAAGCAAATATTTGGATAAGAGATGAAGAAGTAATAAAAAAAGGGGACAACTACCTAATAGTTGTTTCAAAATCAATTGCTAATAACAAAGATTTCCTTGATATTTTGTCTAAACAGGACTTGCAATTGAAAAAGTTTGTTAACTGTTATATTTATTTTAGTAAACAACCAAAAGATTGGGTTGGCTATGATAAAGGTCAAAAGATAAAAAAAGAACTATTAGAAAAAGATAAAATTATTAGAGTAGCTCTTGTTCCTATAGATGGATAA